A region from the Panthera uncia isolate 11264 chromosome D3 unlocalized genomic scaffold, Puncia_PCG_1.0 HiC_scaffold_8, whole genome shotgun sequence genome encodes:
- the CCDC188 gene encoding coiled-coil domain-containing protein 188 isoform X8, which translates to MEGPKTLGPCGHSHPQCPQPSASSSHAGCLDPPCQGFVRWPCLVPLSSTLSIESARPFPPPGVGGGGPRVGAEVPGSFMANEEGEMQQQRPRDPTGTKRGQEEARLGWGWPLHSGREQGASRPGGSPSSGPRPGPCPPLPTGAGTPASPKAAPSQLQNVPLGPAEQSFFQLEQENQNLKRQNQDLREQLGALLGPGQQFLPLCPEHSSCTALAWQSVTTDAAHGLGADPRALPQTPEQTSAQPLEDGAPLQLLRQELCRGEESFVQQSQNELQQIRLSFERKKMAITEVWDGVAEVHMALNNQATGLLGACPVPHPGQEGAADGMHSEGKASAGMFRGPQKPALAGGPAAPARRRPGGRRCPGCPAAAPAPAHGTATRHPHQELRTRVEAGSVLRAGPAAGHTVVTHTAARMTQTHGSLIPGSQRPIGQPPPSRLPTQLKSVETPTRNAHTFGQHLSQSLTHSAPCPWSPRIAATALALLKERIKMTLFLFLIKL; encoded by the exons ATGGAGGGGCCAAAAACCCTGGGTCCCTGTGGCCACTCCCACCCCCAATGCCCCCAACCATCAGCTTCGAGCAGCCATGCAGGTTGCCTGGATCCACCCTGCCAGGGGTTTGTAAGATGGCCCTGCCTGGTACCTCTCAGCTCCACTCTCTCAATAGAGTCGGCCAGACCTTTCCCACCTCCGGGGGTAGGAGGCGGGGGGCCCAGGGTAGGGGCTGAGGTACCTGGGAGCTTTATGGCAAATGAAGAGGGAGAGATGCAGCAACAGAGACCGAGAGACCCAACGGGGACAAAACGAGGGCAAGAGGAGgcaaggctggggtggggctggcccCTGCACTCAGGACGAGAGCAAGGGGCCTCCAGGCCAGGGGGATCCCCCAGCTCAGGGCCCAGACCCGGCCCTTGCCCACCCCTGCCAACAGGGGCAGGAACCCCGGCTTCACCCAAGGCAGCCCCCTCCCAGCTCCAGAACGTGCCCCTGGGTCCTGCAGAGCAGTCCTTCTTCCAGCTGGAGCAGGAAAACCAGAATCTG AAAAGACAGAACCAGGATCTGCGAGAGCAGCTGGGGGCCCTCCTGGGGCCAGGGCAGCAGTTTCTGCCCCTATGCCCGGAGCACTCGAGCTGCACGGCCCTGGCCTGG CAGTCCGTGACCACAGATGCTGCCCATGGCCTTGGGGCTGACCCAAGGGCTCTTCCACAGACCCCTGAGCAGACCAGTGCCCAGCCCCTGGAGGACGGGGCACCCTTGCAGCTGCTGCGGCAGGAGCTGTGCCGGGGGGAAGAGTCCTTCGTGCAGCAGTCTCAG AATGAACTGCAGCAGATCCGACTGTCCTTTGAGAGGAAGAAGATGGCCATTACCGAG gTATGGGATGGCGTGGCCGAGGTACATATGGCCCTGAACAACCAGGCCACTGGGCTCCTG GGAGCGTGCCCAGTGCCGCACCCAGGCCAGGAAGGAGCAGCAGATGGCATGCATAGCG aaGGCAAGGCCTCAGCTGGGATGTTCCGAGGGCCTCAAAAGCCAGCTCTG GCCGGAGGCCCAGCGGCCCCAGCGAGGAGGAGGCCAGGCGGCCGGCGCTGCCCCGGGTGCCCAGCGGCCGCGCCGGCCCCTGCCCACGGCACTGCCACACGCCATCCCCACCAGGAGCTGCGGACAAGGGTGGAGGCGGGGTCTGTCCTGAGGGCTGGGCCTGCGGCTGGACATACAGTCGTGACACACACGGCAGCGC GGATGACGCAGACCCATGGGAGCCTCATACCTGGCAGCCAAAGACCCATCGGCCAGCCCCCACCTTCCAGGCTTCCAACTCAGCTTAAGTCAGTGGAAACACCCACGAGGAATGCCCACACCTTTGGCCAACACCTCTCCCAGAGCCTGACCcactctgccccctgcccctggagCCCCCGCATTGCAGCAACAGCCCTGGCCTTGCTGAAGGAAAGGATCAAaatgactctttttctttttttaataaaattatag
- the CCDC188 gene encoding coiled-coil domain-containing protein 188 isoform X5, with product MEGPKTLGPCGHSHPQCPQPSASSSHAGCLDPPCQGFVRWPCLVPLSSTLSIESARPFPPPGVGGGGPRVGAEVPGSFMANEEGEMQQQRPRDPTGTKRGQEEARLGWGWPLHSGREQGASRPGGSPSSGPRPGPCPPLPTGAGTPASPKAAPSQLQNVPLGPAEQSFFQLEQENQNLKRQNQDLREQLGALLGPGQQFLPLCPEHSSCTALAWTPEQTSAQPLEDGAPLQLLRQELCRGEESFVQQSQNELQQIRLSFERKKMAITEVWDGVAEVHMALNNQATGLLNLKKDIRGVLDQMEDIQLEILGSTTPDREVLQAGVGDVHGPDYTAPVPRERAQCRTQARKEQQMACIAAAGPEAAAGHPAGLYRRLRVRGGPRALRGAGASPAEPRRCLEAPGPAGPIPAPGGGRLPALLGRRPSGPSEEEARRPALPRVPSGRAGPCPRHCHTPSPPGAADKGGGGVCPEGWACGWTYSRDTHGSADDADPWEPHTWQPKTHRPAPTFQASNSA from the exons ATGGAGGGGCCAAAAACCCTGGGTCCCTGTGGCCACTCCCACCCCCAATGCCCCCAACCATCAGCTTCGAGCAGCCATGCAGGTTGCCTGGATCCACCCTGCCAGGGGTTTGTAAGATGGCCCTGCCTGGTACCTCTCAGCTCCACTCTCTCAATAGAGTCGGCCAGACCTTTCCCACCTCCGGGGGTAGGAGGCGGGGGGCCCAGGGTAGGGGCTGAGGTACCTGGGAGCTTTATGGCAAATGAAGAGGGAGAGATGCAGCAACAGAGACCGAGAGACCCAACGGGGACAAAACGAGGGCAAGAGGAGgcaaggctggggtggggctggcccCTGCACTCAGGACGAGAGCAAGGGGCCTCCAGGCCAGGGGGATCCCCCAGCTCAGGGCCCAGACCCGGCCCTTGCCCACCCCTGCCAACAGGGGCAGGAACCCCGGCTTCACCCAAGGCAGCCCCCTCCCAGCTCCAGAACGTGCCCCTGGGTCCTGCAGAGCAGTCCTTCTTCCAGCTGGAGCAGGAAAACCAGAATCTG AAAAGACAGAACCAGGATCTGCGAGAGCAGCTGGGGGCCCTCCTGGGGCCAGGGCAGCAGTTTCTGCCCCTATGCCCGGAGCACTCGAGCTGCACGGCCCTGGCCTGG ACCCCTGAGCAGACCAGTGCCCAGCCCCTGGAGGACGGGGCACCCTTGCAGCTGCTGCGGCAGGAGCTGTGCCGGGGGGAAGAGTCCTTCGTGCAGCAGTCTCAG AATGAACTGCAGCAGATCCGACTGTCCTTTGAGAGGAAGAAGATGGCCATTACCGAG gTATGGGATGGCGTGGCCGAGGTACATATGGCCCTGAACAACCAGGCCACTGGGCTCCTG aaCCTTAAGAAGGACATCCGGGGAGTACTAGACCAGATGGAGGACATTCAGCTGGAGATTCTAGG TTCCACTACACCAGACCGAGAGGTGctgcaggctggggtgggggacgtACATGGCCCTGACTATACAGCCCCCGTCCCCAGGGAGCGTGCCCAGTGCCGCACCCAGGCCAGGAAGGAGCAGCAGATGGCATGCATAGCG GCTGCTGGCCCTGAGGCTGCTGCTGGGCACCCTGCTGGCCTGTACCGCCGCCTACGTGTACGTGGTGGACCCCGCGCCCTTCGAGGGGCTGGTGCCTCCCCTGCTGAGCCGCGCCGCTGTCTGGAAGCTCCGGGCCCTGCTGGGCCCATTCCTGCACCTGGAGGTGGACGACTTCCTGCCCTTCTAGGCCGGAGGCCCAGCGGCCCCAGCGAGGAGGAGGCCAGGCGGCCGGCGCTGCCCCGGGTGCCCAGCGGCCGCGCCGGCCCCTGCCCACGGCACTGCCACACGCCATCCCCACCAGGAGCTGCGGACAAGGGTGGAGGCGGGGTCTGTCCTGAGGGCTGGGCCTGCGGCTGGACATACAGTCGTGACACACACGGCAGCGC GGATGACGCAGACCCATGGGAGCCTCATACCTGGCAGCCAAAGACCCATCGGCCAGCCCCCACCTTCCAGGCTTCCAACTCAGCTTAA
- the CCDC188 gene encoding coiled-coil domain-containing protein 188 isoform X6 has translation MEGPKTLGPCGHSHPQCPQPSASSSHAGCLDPPCQGFVRWPCLVPLSSTLSIESARPFPPPGVGGGGPRVGAEVPGSFMANEEGEMQQQRPRDPTGTKRGQEEARLGWGWPLHSGREQGASRPGGSPSSGPRPGPCPPLPTGAGTPASPKAAPSQLQNVPLGPAEQSFFQLEQENQNLKRQNQDLREQLGALLGPGQQFLPLCPEHSSCTALAWQSVTTDAAHGLGADPRALPQTPEQTSAQPLEDGAPLQLLRQELCRGEESFVQQSQNELQQIRLSFERKKMAITEVWDGVAEVHMALNNQATGLLNLKKDIRGVLDQMEDIQLEILGERAQCRTQARKEQQMACIAAAGPEAAAGHPAGLYRRLRVRGGPRALRGAGASPAEPRRCLEAPGPAGPIPAPGGGRLPALLGRRPSGPSEEEARRPALPRVPSGRAGPCPRHCHTPSPPGAADKGGGGVCPEGWACGWTYSRDTHGSADDADPWEPHTWQPKTHRPAPTFQASNSA, from the exons ATGGAGGGGCCAAAAACCCTGGGTCCCTGTGGCCACTCCCACCCCCAATGCCCCCAACCATCAGCTTCGAGCAGCCATGCAGGTTGCCTGGATCCACCCTGCCAGGGGTTTGTAAGATGGCCCTGCCTGGTACCTCTCAGCTCCACTCTCTCAATAGAGTCGGCCAGACCTTTCCCACCTCCGGGGGTAGGAGGCGGGGGGCCCAGGGTAGGGGCTGAGGTACCTGGGAGCTTTATGGCAAATGAAGAGGGAGAGATGCAGCAACAGAGACCGAGAGACCCAACGGGGACAAAACGAGGGCAAGAGGAGgcaaggctggggtggggctggcccCTGCACTCAGGACGAGAGCAAGGGGCCTCCAGGCCAGGGGGATCCCCCAGCTCAGGGCCCAGACCCGGCCCTTGCCCACCCCTGCCAACAGGGGCAGGAACCCCGGCTTCACCCAAGGCAGCCCCCTCCCAGCTCCAGAACGTGCCCCTGGGTCCTGCAGAGCAGTCCTTCTTCCAGCTGGAGCAGGAAAACCAGAATCTG AAAAGACAGAACCAGGATCTGCGAGAGCAGCTGGGGGCCCTCCTGGGGCCAGGGCAGCAGTTTCTGCCCCTATGCCCGGAGCACTCGAGCTGCACGGCCCTGGCCTGG CAGTCCGTGACCACAGATGCTGCCCATGGCCTTGGGGCTGACCCAAGGGCTCTTCCACAGACCCCTGAGCAGACCAGTGCCCAGCCCCTGGAGGACGGGGCACCCTTGCAGCTGCTGCGGCAGGAGCTGTGCCGGGGGGAAGAGTCCTTCGTGCAGCAGTCTCAG AATGAACTGCAGCAGATCCGACTGTCCTTTGAGAGGAAGAAGATGGCCATTACCGAG gTATGGGATGGCGTGGCCGAGGTACATATGGCCCTGAACAACCAGGCCACTGGGCTCCTG aaCCTTAAGAAGGACATCCGGGGAGTACTAGACCAGATGGAGGACATTCAGCTGGAGATTCTAGG GGAGCGTGCCCAGTGCCGCACCCAGGCCAGGAAGGAGCAGCAGATGGCATGCATAGCG GCTGCTGGCCCTGAGGCTGCTGCTGGGCACCCTGCTGGCCTGTACCGCCGCCTACGTGTACGTGGTGGACCCCGCGCCCTTCGAGGGGCTGGTGCCTCCCCTGCTGAGCCGCGCCGCTGTCTGGAAGCTCCGGGCCCTGCTGGGCCCATTCCTGCACCTGGAGGTGGACGACTTCCTGCCCTTCTAGGCCGGAGGCCCAGCGGCCCCAGCGAGGAGGAGGCCAGGCGGCCGGCGCTGCCCCGGGTGCCCAGCGGCCGCGCCGGCCCCTGCCCACGGCACTGCCACACGCCATCCCCACCAGGAGCTGCGGACAAGGGTGGAGGCGGGGTCTGTCCTGAGGGCTGGGCCTGCGGCTGGACATACAGTCGTGACACACACGGCAGCGC GGATGACGCAGACCCATGGGAGCCTCATACCTGGCAGCCAAAGACCCATCGGCCAGCCCCCACCTTCCAGGCTTCCAACTCAGCTTAA
- the CCDC188 gene encoding coiled-coil domain-containing protein 188 isoform X1: MEGPKTLGPCGHSHPQCPQPSASSSHAGCLDPPCQGFVRWPCLVPLSSTLSIESARPFPPPGVGGGGPRVGAEVPGSFMANEEGEMQQQRPRDPTGTKRGQEEARLGWGWPLHSGREQGASRPGGSPSSGPRPGPCPPLPTGAGTPASPKAAPSQLQNVPLGPAEQSFFQLEQENQNLKRQNQDLREQLGALLGPGQQFLPLCPEHSSCTALAWQSVTTDAAHGLGADPRALPQTPEQTSAQPLEDGAPLQLLRQELCRGEESFVQQSQNELQQIRLSFERKKMAITEVWDGVAEVHMALNNQATGLLNLKKDIRGVLDQMEDIQLEILGSTTPDREVLQAGVGDVHGPDYTAPVPRERAQCRTQARKEQQMACIAAAGPEAAAGHPAGLYRRLRVRGGPRALRGAGASPAEPRRCLEAPGPAGPIPAPGGGRLPALLGRRPSGPSEEEARRPALPRVPSGRAGPCPRHCHTPSPPGAADKGGGGVCPEGWACGWTYSRDTHGSADDADPWEPHTWQPKTHRPAPTFQASNSA, translated from the exons ATGGAGGGGCCAAAAACCCTGGGTCCCTGTGGCCACTCCCACCCCCAATGCCCCCAACCATCAGCTTCGAGCAGCCATGCAGGTTGCCTGGATCCACCCTGCCAGGGGTTTGTAAGATGGCCCTGCCTGGTACCTCTCAGCTCCACTCTCTCAATAGAGTCGGCCAGACCTTTCCCACCTCCGGGGGTAGGAGGCGGGGGGCCCAGGGTAGGGGCTGAGGTACCTGGGAGCTTTATGGCAAATGAAGAGGGAGAGATGCAGCAACAGAGACCGAGAGACCCAACGGGGACAAAACGAGGGCAAGAGGAGgcaaggctggggtggggctggcccCTGCACTCAGGACGAGAGCAAGGGGCCTCCAGGCCAGGGGGATCCCCCAGCTCAGGGCCCAGACCCGGCCCTTGCCCACCCCTGCCAACAGGGGCAGGAACCCCGGCTTCACCCAAGGCAGCCCCCTCCCAGCTCCAGAACGTGCCCCTGGGTCCTGCAGAGCAGTCCTTCTTCCAGCTGGAGCAGGAAAACCAGAATCTG AAAAGACAGAACCAGGATCTGCGAGAGCAGCTGGGGGCCCTCCTGGGGCCAGGGCAGCAGTTTCTGCCCCTATGCCCGGAGCACTCGAGCTGCACGGCCCTGGCCTGG CAGTCCGTGACCACAGATGCTGCCCATGGCCTTGGGGCTGACCCAAGGGCTCTTCCACAGACCCCTGAGCAGACCAGTGCCCAGCCCCTGGAGGACGGGGCACCCTTGCAGCTGCTGCGGCAGGAGCTGTGCCGGGGGGAAGAGTCCTTCGTGCAGCAGTCTCAG AATGAACTGCAGCAGATCCGACTGTCCTTTGAGAGGAAGAAGATGGCCATTACCGAG gTATGGGATGGCGTGGCCGAGGTACATATGGCCCTGAACAACCAGGCCACTGGGCTCCTG aaCCTTAAGAAGGACATCCGGGGAGTACTAGACCAGATGGAGGACATTCAGCTGGAGATTCTAGG TTCCACTACACCAGACCGAGAGGTGctgcaggctggggtgggggacgtACATGGCCCTGACTATACAGCCCCCGTCCCCAGGGAGCGTGCCCAGTGCCGCACCCAGGCCAGGAAGGAGCAGCAGATGGCATGCATAGCG GCTGCTGGCCCTGAGGCTGCTGCTGGGCACCCTGCTGGCCTGTACCGCCGCCTACGTGTACGTGGTGGACCCCGCGCCCTTCGAGGGGCTGGTGCCTCCCCTGCTGAGCCGCGCCGCTGTCTGGAAGCTCCGGGCCCTGCTGGGCCCATTCCTGCACCTGGAGGTGGACGACTTCCTGCCCTTCTAGGCCGGAGGCCCAGCGGCCCCAGCGAGGAGGAGGCCAGGCGGCCGGCGCTGCCCCGGGTGCCCAGCGGCCGCGCCGGCCCCTGCCCACGGCACTGCCACACGCCATCCCCACCAGGAGCTGCGGACAAGGGTGGAGGCGGGGTCTGTCCTGAGGGCTGGGCCTGCGGCTGGACATACAGTCGTGACACACACGGCAGCGC GGATGACGCAGACCCATGGGAGCCTCATACCTGGCAGCCAAAGACCCATCGGCCAGCCCCCACCTTCCAGGCTTCCAACTCAGCTTAA
- the CCDC188 gene encoding coiled-coil domain-containing protein 188 isoform X4: MEGPKTLGPCGHSHPQCPQPSASSSHAGCLDPPCQGFVRWPCLVPLSSTLSIESARPFPPPGVGGGGPRVGAEVPGSFMANEEGEMQQQRPRDPTGTKRGQEEARLGWGWPLHSGREQGASRPGGSPSSGPRPGPCPPLPTGAGTPASPKAAPSQLQNVPLGPAEQSFFQLEQENQNLKRQNQDLREQLGALLGPGQQFLPLCPEHSSCTALAWQSVTTDAAHGLGADPRALPQTPEQTSAQPLEDGAPLQLLRQELCRGEESFVQQSQVWDGVAEVHMALNNQATGLLNLKKDIRGVLDQMEDIQLEILGSTTPDREVLQAGVGDVHGPDYTAPVPRERAQCRTQARKEQQMACIAAAGPEAAAGHPAGLYRRLRVRGGPRALRGAGASPAEPRRCLEAPGPAGPIPAPGGGRLPALLGRRPSGPSEEEARRPALPRVPSGRAGPCPRHCHTPSPPGAADKGGGGVCPEGWACGWTYSRDTHGSADDADPWEPHTWQPKTHRPAPTFQASNSA; the protein is encoded by the exons ATGGAGGGGCCAAAAACCCTGGGTCCCTGTGGCCACTCCCACCCCCAATGCCCCCAACCATCAGCTTCGAGCAGCCATGCAGGTTGCCTGGATCCACCCTGCCAGGGGTTTGTAAGATGGCCCTGCCTGGTACCTCTCAGCTCCACTCTCTCAATAGAGTCGGCCAGACCTTTCCCACCTCCGGGGGTAGGAGGCGGGGGGCCCAGGGTAGGGGCTGAGGTACCTGGGAGCTTTATGGCAAATGAAGAGGGAGAGATGCAGCAACAGAGACCGAGAGACCCAACGGGGACAAAACGAGGGCAAGAGGAGgcaaggctggggtggggctggcccCTGCACTCAGGACGAGAGCAAGGGGCCTCCAGGCCAGGGGGATCCCCCAGCTCAGGGCCCAGACCCGGCCCTTGCCCACCCCTGCCAACAGGGGCAGGAACCCCGGCTTCACCCAAGGCAGCCCCCTCCCAGCTCCAGAACGTGCCCCTGGGTCCTGCAGAGCAGTCCTTCTTCCAGCTGGAGCAGGAAAACCAGAATCTG AAAAGACAGAACCAGGATCTGCGAGAGCAGCTGGGGGCCCTCCTGGGGCCAGGGCAGCAGTTTCTGCCCCTATGCCCGGAGCACTCGAGCTGCACGGCCCTGGCCTGG CAGTCCGTGACCACAGATGCTGCCCATGGCCTTGGGGCTGACCCAAGGGCTCTTCCACAGACCCCTGAGCAGACCAGTGCCCAGCCCCTGGAGGACGGGGCACCCTTGCAGCTGCTGCGGCAGGAGCTGTGCCGGGGGGAAGAGTCCTTCGTGCAGCAGTCTCAG gTATGGGATGGCGTGGCCGAGGTACATATGGCCCTGAACAACCAGGCCACTGGGCTCCTG aaCCTTAAGAAGGACATCCGGGGAGTACTAGACCAGATGGAGGACATTCAGCTGGAGATTCTAGG TTCCACTACACCAGACCGAGAGGTGctgcaggctggggtgggggacgtACATGGCCCTGACTATACAGCCCCCGTCCCCAGGGAGCGTGCCCAGTGCCGCACCCAGGCCAGGAAGGAGCAGCAGATGGCATGCATAGCG GCTGCTGGCCCTGAGGCTGCTGCTGGGCACCCTGCTGGCCTGTACCGCCGCCTACGTGTACGTGGTGGACCCCGCGCCCTTCGAGGGGCTGGTGCCTCCCCTGCTGAGCCGCGCCGCTGTCTGGAAGCTCCGGGCCCTGCTGGGCCCATTCCTGCACCTGGAGGTGGACGACTTCCTGCCCTTCTAGGCCGGAGGCCCAGCGGCCCCAGCGAGGAGGAGGCCAGGCGGCCGGCGCTGCCCCGGGTGCCCAGCGGCCGCGCCGGCCCCTGCCCACGGCACTGCCACACGCCATCCCCACCAGGAGCTGCGGACAAGGGTGGAGGCGGGGTCTGTCCTGAGGGCTGGGCCTGCGGCTGGACATACAGTCGTGACACACACGGCAGCGC GGATGACGCAGACCCATGGGAGCCTCATACCTGGCAGCCAAAGACCCATCGGCCAGCCCCCACCTTCCAGGCTTCCAACTCAGCTTAA
- the CCDC188 gene encoding coiled-coil domain-containing protein 188 isoform X9, whose translation MEGPKTLGPCGHSHPQCPQPSASSSHAGCLDPPCQGFVRWPCLVPLSSTLSIESARPFPPPGVGGGGPRVGAEVPGSFMANEEGEMQQQRPRDPTGTKRGQEEARLGWGWPLHSGREQGASRPGGSPSSGPRPGPCPPLPTGAGTPASPKAAPSQLQNVPLGPAEQSFFQLEQENQNLKRQNQDLREQLGALLGPGQQFLPLCPEHSSCTALAWQSVTTDAAHGLGADPRALPQTPEQTSAQPLEDGAPLQLLRQELCRGEESFVQQSQNELQQIRLSFERKKMAITEVWDGVAEVHMALNNQATGLLGACPVPHPGQEGAADGMHSEGKASAGMFRGPQKPALAGGPAAPARRRPGGRRCPGCPAAAPAPAHGTATRHPHQELRTRVEAGSVLRAGPAAGHTVVTHTAARSLSSPASWHCPKARRTGGPRWWTEPWRDDADPWEPHTWQPKTHRPAPTFQASNSA comes from the exons ATGGAGGGGCCAAAAACCCTGGGTCCCTGTGGCCACTCCCACCCCCAATGCCCCCAACCATCAGCTTCGAGCAGCCATGCAGGTTGCCTGGATCCACCCTGCCAGGGGTTTGTAAGATGGCCCTGCCTGGTACCTCTCAGCTCCACTCTCTCAATAGAGTCGGCCAGACCTTTCCCACCTCCGGGGGTAGGAGGCGGGGGGCCCAGGGTAGGGGCTGAGGTACCTGGGAGCTTTATGGCAAATGAAGAGGGAGAGATGCAGCAACAGAGACCGAGAGACCCAACGGGGACAAAACGAGGGCAAGAGGAGgcaaggctggggtggggctggcccCTGCACTCAGGACGAGAGCAAGGGGCCTCCAGGCCAGGGGGATCCCCCAGCTCAGGGCCCAGACCCGGCCCTTGCCCACCCCTGCCAACAGGGGCAGGAACCCCGGCTTCACCCAAGGCAGCCCCCTCCCAGCTCCAGAACGTGCCCCTGGGTCCTGCAGAGCAGTCCTTCTTCCAGCTGGAGCAGGAAAACCAGAATCTG AAAAGACAGAACCAGGATCTGCGAGAGCAGCTGGGGGCCCTCCTGGGGCCAGGGCAGCAGTTTCTGCCCCTATGCCCGGAGCACTCGAGCTGCACGGCCCTGGCCTGG CAGTCCGTGACCACAGATGCTGCCCATGGCCTTGGGGCTGACCCAAGGGCTCTTCCACAGACCCCTGAGCAGACCAGTGCCCAGCCCCTGGAGGACGGGGCACCCTTGCAGCTGCTGCGGCAGGAGCTGTGCCGGGGGGAAGAGTCCTTCGTGCAGCAGTCTCAG AATGAACTGCAGCAGATCCGACTGTCCTTTGAGAGGAAGAAGATGGCCATTACCGAG gTATGGGATGGCGTGGCCGAGGTACATATGGCCCTGAACAACCAGGCCACTGGGCTCCTG GGAGCGTGCCCAGTGCCGCACCCAGGCCAGGAAGGAGCAGCAGATGGCATGCATAGCG aaGGCAAGGCCTCAGCTGGGATGTTCCGAGGGCCTCAAAAGCCAGCTCTG GCCGGAGGCCCAGCGGCCCCAGCGAGGAGGAGGCCAGGCGGCCGGCGCTGCCCCGGGTGCCCAGCGGCCGCGCCGGCCCCTGCCCACGGCACTGCCACACGCCATCCCCACCAGGAGCTGCGGACAAGGGTGGAGGCGGGGTCTGTCCTGAGGGCTGGGCCTGCGGCTGGACATACAGTCGTGACACACACGGCAGCGC GGTCCCTGTCCAGCCCAGCCTCCTGGCACTGCCCCAAGGCTCGGAGGACAGGGGGACCACGTTGGTGGACAGAGCCATGGAG GGATGACGCAGACCCATGGGAGCCTCATACCTGGCAGCCAAAGACCCATCGGCCAGCCCCCACCTTCCAGGCTTCCAACTCAGCTTAA
- the CCDC188 gene encoding coiled-coil domain-containing protein 188 isoform X7 yields the protein MEGPKTLGPCGHSHPQCPQPSASSSHAGCLDPPCQGFVRWPCLVPLSSTLSIESARPFPPPGVGGGGPRVGAEVPGSFMANEEGEMQQQRPRDPTGTKRGQEEARLGWGWPLHSGREQGASRPGGSPSSGPRPGPCPPLPTGAGTPASPKAAPSQLQNVPLGPAEQSFFQLEQENQNLKRQNQDLREQLGALLGPGQQFLPLCPEHSSCTALAWQSVTTDAAHGLGADPRALPQTPEQTSAQPLEDGAPLQLLRQELCRGEESFVQQSQNELQQIRLSFERKKMAITEVWDGVAEVHMALNNQATGLLGACPVPHPGQEGAADGMHSEGKASAGMFRGPQKPALAAGPEAAAGHPAGLYRRLRVRGGPRALRGAGASPAEPRRCLEAPGPAGPIPAPGGGRLPALLGRRPSGPSEEEARRPALPRVPSGRAGPCPRHCHTPSPPGAADKGGGGVCPEGWACGWTYSRDTHGSADDADPWEPHTWQPKTHRPAPTFQASNSA from the exons ATGGAGGGGCCAAAAACCCTGGGTCCCTGTGGCCACTCCCACCCCCAATGCCCCCAACCATCAGCTTCGAGCAGCCATGCAGGTTGCCTGGATCCACCCTGCCAGGGGTTTGTAAGATGGCCCTGCCTGGTACCTCTCAGCTCCACTCTCTCAATAGAGTCGGCCAGACCTTTCCCACCTCCGGGGGTAGGAGGCGGGGGGCCCAGGGTAGGGGCTGAGGTACCTGGGAGCTTTATGGCAAATGAAGAGGGAGAGATGCAGCAACAGAGACCGAGAGACCCAACGGGGACAAAACGAGGGCAAGAGGAGgcaaggctggggtggggctggcccCTGCACTCAGGACGAGAGCAAGGGGCCTCCAGGCCAGGGGGATCCCCCAGCTCAGGGCCCAGACCCGGCCCTTGCCCACCCCTGCCAACAGGGGCAGGAACCCCGGCTTCACCCAAGGCAGCCCCCTCCCAGCTCCAGAACGTGCCCCTGGGTCCTGCAGAGCAGTCCTTCTTCCAGCTGGAGCAGGAAAACCAGAATCTG AAAAGACAGAACCAGGATCTGCGAGAGCAGCTGGGGGCCCTCCTGGGGCCAGGGCAGCAGTTTCTGCCCCTATGCCCGGAGCACTCGAGCTGCACGGCCCTGGCCTGG CAGTCCGTGACCACAGATGCTGCCCATGGCCTTGGGGCTGACCCAAGGGCTCTTCCACAGACCCCTGAGCAGACCAGTGCCCAGCCCCTGGAGGACGGGGCACCCTTGCAGCTGCTGCGGCAGGAGCTGTGCCGGGGGGAAGAGTCCTTCGTGCAGCAGTCTCAG AATGAACTGCAGCAGATCCGACTGTCCTTTGAGAGGAAGAAGATGGCCATTACCGAG gTATGGGATGGCGTGGCCGAGGTACATATGGCCCTGAACAACCAGGCCACTGGGCTCCTG GGAGCGTGCCCAGTGCCGCACCCAGGCCAGGAAGGAGCAGCAGATGGCATGCATAGCG aaGGCAAGGCCTCAGCTGGGATGTTCCGAGGGCCTCAAAAGCCAGCTCTG GCTGCTGGCCCTGAGGCTGCTGCTGGGCACCCTGCTGGCCTGTACCGCCGCCTACGTGTACGTGGTGGACCCCGCGCCCTTCGAGGGGCTGGTGCCTCCCCTGCTGAGCCGCGCCGCTGTCTGGAAGCTCCGGGCCCTGCTGGGCCCATTCCTGCACCTGGAGGTGGACGACTTCCTGCCCTTCTAGGCCGGAGGCCCAGCGGCCCCAGCGAGGAGGAGGCCAGGCGGCCGGCGCTGCCCCGGGTGCCCAGCGGCCGCGCCGGCCCCTGCCCACGGCACTGCCACACGCCATCCCCACCAGGAGCTGCGGACAAGGGTGGAGGCGGGGTCTGTCCTGAGGGCTGGGCCTGCGGCTGGACATACAGTCGTGACACACACGGCAGCGC GGATGACGCAGACCCATGGGAGCCTCATACCTGGCAGCCAAAGACCCATCGGCCAGCCCCCACCTTCCAGGCTTCCAACTCAGCTTAA